The DNA window CCGGAGGGCTAGGAGGGCTTCGGGATCCGCTCGGTCCGGGTCCAGCTGTACCAGCCCCGCTCCCGCATCAGGTTCCGCATGATCTGCGCCCCCGGATGCGCCTCGTCGGCCAGCGCGTCGAGCAGGTCGAACGGCAGGTTGTCCTGTTTGTCCTCGGTGCTGATGACGTCGCCGGACTCCACGGCCTCCTCGGAGAGGGCGGCCATGATGTCGGCCGCCTCCTCCATCAGCGCGACGGCAGCCTGGTCCCCGGACGGGTCACTGTCGATGAGCGCCGACAGGATCCGGTAGAGCCGGACCACCCGCGGATCCTCGAGCTGGGCGAGCTTGCCCGGGATCCACTCGACGACCCGGTCCGGCCAGCGGGCCGTGACCAGGATCCATCCGTCGCGTTCGGCGCGCACCATCGCCTCGGACGCGCCGATCTCCCGGAGCCGGTCGAGGAAGTAGGTGACCGCCGACGGAAGCGCCGCGTTGTCACCGGACGCGAGCTGGGCGATCTGCTTGCGGATCGTCTCCAGCCGCTGGATCTCGTCCGACACCCGCCTGTCGATCCGGCGTACCGCCTCGCCGAACTCCTCGGGTCCGGCGGCGAGCATCGGGCGGATCTGGGCCAGCGGCACGCCGGCGTCGGCCAGCGTGCGGATCTTGATGAGCGACACCACCGCGGTCGCGCCGTACCGCCGGTACCCCGACGCGTCGCGCTCCGGCTCGGGCAGCAGCCCGACCTGGTGGTAGTGCCGCACCGCACGCACGGTCACGCCGGCGTACGCCGCCAGCTCACCGATGGTCAGCATGATCCGATCCCCCCTTTCAGGAGATCTTCCGCCGGTACGCCATGGTGGCGAAGAAGTAGGCGACGACGAGAATACCGGTGCACCAGCCGAGAGCCGTCCAGATGGCCGA is part of the Actinoplanes missouriensis 431 genome and encodes:
- a CDS encoding MerR family transcriptional regulator; this translates as MLTIGELAAYAGVTVRAVRHYHQVGLLPEPERDASGYRRYGATAVVSLIKIRTLADAGVPLAQIRPMLAAGPEEFGEAVRRIDRRVSDEIQRLETIRKQIAQLASGDNAALPSAVTYFLDRLREIGASEAMVRAERDGWILVTARWPDRVVEWIPGKLAQLEDPRVVRLYRILSALIDSDPSGDQAAVALMEEAADIMAALSEEAVESGDVISTEDKQDNLPFDLLDALADEAHPGAQIMRNLMRERGWYSWTRTERIPKPS